A region from the Halomonas piscis genome encodes:
- a CDS encoding NADP-dependent oxidoreductase yields MQSRYYTIHEHPQGLPSRELFALEQRELGALAEGEVRVRNVWLSVDPYMRGRMDGVTTYIDPFVLGEPLEGGAVGEVMESRDARFQIGDKVRHMAGWRDIAQLPAEQVEPLPNFDVPEQAYLGVLGMPGTTAWVGLNVIAGMQKGDNVLVSAAGGAVGSLAVQLARANGGTVVGIAGDPKKLAWLESKGVKAVSYKDKSAAELSKALKEACPEGFDVYYENVGGDCLEAALNNLRVGARIAVCGMIARYNDDAPAAGPGNLAMILIRRARMQGFIVFDHWEHHTDFVNAFGPRVASGEIDYQETVKEGLESLPDAFLGLFSGSNQGKMLVKL; encoded by the coding sequence ATGCAAAGCCGCTATTACACCATTCATGAACATCCCCAGGGGCTGCCATCCCGGGAGCTGTTTGCGCTGGAGCAGCGCGAACTTGGTGCGCTCGCCGAGGGCGAGGTACGCGTGCGCAACGTCTGGCTATCGGTGGATCCGTACATGCGCGGCCGCATGGACGGCGTGACCACCTATATCGACCCGTTTGTCCTCGGTGAGCCCCTGGAAGGCGGCGCCGTGGGCGAGGTAATGGAATCCCGGGACGCGCGTTTCCAGATCGGCGACAAGGTGCGCCACATGGCCGGCTGGCGGGATATTGCCCAGCTGCCGGCGGAGCAGGTCGAGCCGCTGCCAAACTTCGACGTGCCCGAGCAGGCTTACCTTGGCGTGCTGGGCATGCCCGGCACCACCGCCTGGGTGGGGCTCAACGTCATCGCCGGGATGCAGAAGGGCGACAACGTGCTGGTGAGCGCCGCCGGCGGCGCCGTGGGATCGCTCGCCGTCCAGCTGGCCCGTGCCAACGGCGGTACCGTGGTGGGCATTGCCGGCGACCCGAAAAAGCTGGCGTGGCTTGAGTCAAAGGGCGTCAAAGCGGTGAGCTACAAGGACAAGAGCGCCGCCGAGCTGAGCAAAGCGCTGAAGGAGGCCTGCCCCGAGGGCTTTGACGTCTACTACGAAAACGTCGGCGGCGACTGCCTCGAAGCCGCGCTGAACAACCTGCGCGTCGGCGCGCGTATCGCCGTGTGCGGCATGATTGCCCGCTACAACGACGACGCCCCGGCCGCCGGCCCCGGCAACCTGGCGATGATTCTGATTCGCCGGGCGCGGATGCAGGGCTTCATCGTCTTTGACCATTGGGAGCATCACACCGACTTTGTCAACGCGTTTGGCCCCCGGGTGGCAAGCGGCGAGATCGACTATCAGGAGACCGTCAAGGAAGGGCTGGAAAGCCTGCCCGACGCCTTTTTGGGGCTCTTCTCCGGCAGCAATCAGGGCAAGATGCTGGTGAAGCTGTAA
- a CDS encoding alkene reductase, producing MAHETLLTPVSLGSLTLPNRILMAPLTRARTPDSVPGPLQQTYYGQRAGAGLIVSEATNISPTARGYVYTPGIWTDAQEAGWKRVVDAVHAKGGRMALQLWHVGRVSHEMVQPDGQPPVAPSALKGEGAQCFVEFDDGSAGRHPTSTPRALGTEEIAEVVDDYRRAAVRARRAGFDMVEVHAANAYLLNQFLATGSNRRSDRYGGSLENRARFPLEVIDAVAEVFGAERTGVRLSPFIEIFGLTDDEPEAMAFYLTEQLSARGLAYLHINEPNWAGGDITLSEAFRRGLRERFGGALIFCGHYDAERAEQIINAGIADAVAIGRSYIANPDLVERFRQRAALNEPDTATFYGGGEEGYTDYPFLADQPRALTD from the coding sequence ATGGCACACGAAACGCTACTGACGCCGGTCAGTTTGGGCAGTTTGACGCTGCCCAACCGGATTCTCATGGCGCCGCTGACCCGGGCGCGTACGCCCGACAGCGTCCCCGGTCCGCTGCAGCAGACCTACTACGGCCAGCGCGCCGGCGCCGGCCTGATCGTCAGCGAGGCGACCAATATTTCCCCCACCGCCCGGGGCTATGTGTATACCCCGGGCATCTGGACCGACGCCCAGGAAGCCGGCTGGAAACGGGTGGTGGACGCGGTACATGCCAAGGGCGGGCGCATGGCGCTGCAGCTGTGGCACGTGGGCCGCGTATCCCATGAAATGGTGCAGCCCGACGGCCAGCCGCCGGTCGCGCCCAGCGCGCTGAAGGGCGAAGGCGCCCAGTGCTTCGTCGAGTTCGACGACGGCAGCGCCGGGCGCCATCCCACCAGCACGCCCCGGGCGCTGGGGACGGAAGAAATTGCCGAGGTCGTGGACGACTACCGCCGGGCGGCGGTGCGCGCCAGGCGTGCGGGTTTCGACATGGTCGAGGTGCACGCGGCCAACGCCTACCTGCTCAACCAGTTTCTTGCCACCGGCAGCAACCGGCGCAGCGATCGCTACGGCGGCTCGCTGGAAAACCGCGCGCGCTTTCCGCTGGAAGTGATCGACGCGGTGGCGGAGGTGTTCGGCGCCGAGCGTACCGGTGTGCGCCTGTCGCCGTTTATCGAAATTTTCGGCCTCACCGACGACGAACCCGAGGCCATGGCGTTTTACCTGACCGAGCAGCTTTCCGCCCGGGGGCTTGCCTACCTGCACATCAACGAACCCAACTGGGCCGGCGGCGATATTACCCTCTCCGAGGCGTTTCGCCGGGGGCTGCGCGAGCGCTTTGGCGGCGCCCTGATCTTTTGCGGCCATTACGATGCCGAGCGCGCCGAGCAGATCATCAACGCGGGCATCGCCGATGCCGTGGCCATCGGTCGCTCCTACATCGCCAATCCCGACCTGGTCGAGCGCTTCCGCCAGAGAGCGGCGCTCAACGAGCCGGACACCGCTACCTTTTACGGCGGCGGTGAGGAAGGCTACACCGACTATCCTTTCCTGGCAGACCAGCCTCGGGCTCTGACGGATTAG
- a CDS encoding DUF481 domain-containing protein gives MPPRISTLLFTPFHGLAPCFSVLLCWLVSSPLWADTLWLENGDRITGKVIEKTATRWRVDTGYAGEIDIDAERVERVALDEPPAPSIKVANALGFATQPKPPDPETAREKAASSPTERPFTASGGVDIALEYDHSTADTQELELDVRQRIETGHWRHSWRAGYHREYRDGKRRKNDWHLAYSPKRFFAPQRFWQGRLSSNRDWGEALERRFSIGAGPGYQLWDNERGAFSLSALLTRNRYEYANVGDENFQAGVLQWQFNRYLWDQLFEVYANGRAGRALSRGTSFLLDTESGLRYPFTEWASLQMSVETDWVENSVEDLNDTTYNLGIGLNW, from the coding sequence ATGCCGCCACGCATTTCGACGTTGTTGTTCACGCCCTTTCACGGGCTTGCCCCCTGCTTTTCTGTGCTGCTTTGCTGGCTGGTGTCGTCGCCGCTGTGGGCGGATACCCTATGGCTCGAAAACGGCGACCGAATTACCGGCAAGGTCATCGAGAAAACGGCGACGCGCTGGCGCGTCGACACCGGCTACGCCGGCGAAATCGACATCGACGCCGAACGCGTGGAGCGCGTGGCGCTGGACGAGCCGCCGGCGCCGAGCATCAAAGTAGCCAATGCCCTGGGATTCGCTACTCAGCCCAAGCCCCCCGACCCCGAAACCGCCCGGGAAAAGGCCGCCTCGTCACCGACCGAGCGCCCGTTTACCGCCAGCGGCGGGGTGGATATTGCCCTGGAGTACGATCACAGCACCGCCGACACCCAGGAGCTCGAGCTGGATGTGCGCCAGCGCATCGAGACCGGCCATTGGCGGCACAGCTGGCGCGCCGGCTATCACCGGGAATACCGTGACGGCAAGCGGCGCAAGAACGACTGGCACCTGGCCTACTCGCCCAAGCGCTTTTTCGCCCCCCAGCGTTTCTGGCAGGGACGCTTGAGCAGCAACCGCGACTGGGGCGAGGCGCTGGAGCGGCGTTTCTCCATTGGCGCGGGACCGGGGTATCAGCTGTGGGACAACGAGCGCGGCGCTTTTTCGCTGTCGGCGCTTTTGACCCGCAACCGCTACGAATACGCCAACGTGGGTGACGAAAACTTCCAGGCCGGCGTGCTGCAGTGGCAGTTCAACCGCTATCTGTGGGACCAGCTGTTCGAGGTTTACGCCAACGGCCGCGCCGGCCGCGCGCTTTCTCGCGGCACCAGCTTTCTGCTCGATACCGAAAGCGGCCTGCGCTACCCGTTCACCGAATGGGCCTCGCTGCAGATGTCGGTGGAAACCGACTGGGTGGAAAACAGCGTCGAAGACCTCAACGACACCACCTACAACCTGGGTATCGGCCTCAACTGGTAG
- a CDS encoding ribonucleoside-diphosphate reductase, with protein sequence MAVEITSKIVGYRIKQNEPAAPEPVLPDENPLTVRIPSRPEGTLEAVSEKISYVGAEGRKKVYLLVSFMPVEGVVGGKRVVIERPVEFFFPSGQLSSEHQWITATMRSLSLAARGGYVTQAVADLRKVAWDKGLVRCGWNRHGKPVFHDSEVSAIAWSIQQILYRRGFLDQDGNQVPVEDLVERYAQRAANGYAWQPEEEEAGAPETGTVEPIDGGASASAEAAGPAVVGHCPECRGELIMMDGCPTCYAGCGWSKCG encoded by the coding sequence ATGGCCGTTGAAATTACCTCGAAAATCGTGGGCTATCGCATCAAACAGAACGAGCCCGCGGCTCCCGAACCGGTGCTGCCGGACGAGAACCCGCTGACCGTGCGTATTCCATCGCGTCCTGAAGGAACGCTGGAAGCCGTTTCGGAAAAGATTTCCTACGTCGGCGCCGAAGGGCGCAAGAAAGTCTACCTGCTGGTTTCCTTCATGCCCGTGGAGGGCGTCGTCGGCGGCAAGCGCGTGGTAATCGAGCGCCCGGTGGAGTTTTTCTTCCCCTCCGGGCAGCTATCCAGCGAGCATCAGTGGATCACCGCCACCATGCGCAGCCTGTCGCTTGCCGCCCGAGGGGGCTACGTCACCCAGGCGGTAGCGGATCTGCGCAAGGTGGCCTGGGACAAGGGGCTGGTGCGCTGCGGCTGGAATCGCCACGGCAAGCCGGTGTTTCACGACTCCGAAGTCTCGGCCATCGCTTGGTCGATTCAGCAGATTCTCTATCGCCGAGGGTTTCTCGATCAGGACGGCAACCAGGTACCGGTGGAAGATCTGGTGGAGCGCTATGCCCAGCGCGCAGCCAACGGCTATGCCTGGCAGCCCGAGGAAGAAGAGGCCGGGGCGCCCGAAACCGGTACGGTCGAGCCCATTGACGGCGGTGCCTCCGCTTCCGCGGAGGCCGCCGGCCCGGCGGTGGTCGGCCACTGCCCCGAGTGCCGCGGCGAGCTGATCATGATGGACGGCTGCCCTACCTGCTACGCCGGCTGCGGCTGGTCCAAATGCGGCTAA
- a CDS encoding adenosylcobalamin-dependent ribonucleoside-diphosphate reductase, which produces MSTAAKATQSSNDVPLQVPSREIWDAKYRLKDRHSEPVDADVSATYERVARALAEVEGDKAKQWLPKFRWALENGAVPAGRILSNAGAEAYKPAVSLINCTVSRTVRDSMRDILDSVVDAGMTLKSGAGIGYDFSTLRHKGAFVFGAGAGTNGPLAFMDIYDKMCFTVASAGGRRGAQMGTFDVGHPDVREFIQAKREAGRLRQFNLSLLITDEFMEAVKQNAEWPLAFPLHPGEKEDVSDKDIIYRDWPVVEDGYTVDDEGRVACRVVEVIHARELWDTIMASTYDYAEPGFILIDQVNRMNNNWFCEDIRATNPCGEQPLPPEGACLLGSVNLTRFVIDPFSDKPRFDWKRYREVVAIFTRMLDNVVEIAGLPLPEQQREIEAKRRHGMGFLGLGSTLTMLKIPYGSKESLEFTEEVSRHLAIEGWKQALELSREKGMAPVLQEEHTITPRMLRQRPQLKKDGYEIGDKVPGRILHARYSAYMAKVAEREPELVTALAEHGARFTHHSSIAPTGTISLSMGNNASNGIEPSFSHRYYRNVIQTGKKTKEQVEVVSFELAAYRHFIAADAVESDLPGYFITADSVTPEQHVAVQAAAQQWIDSAISKTVNVPTEFPFEQFQDLYLQAYDSRLKGCTTFRFNPEAFQGVLVREDDLKSTVYEFELENGETVELNGNDTVIYDGEEHNAANLFDALKEGTYGKW; this is translated from the coding sequence ATGAGTACTGCTGCCAAGGCCACTCAATCGTCCAATGATGTGCCGCTGCAGGTTCCCTCGCGGGAAATCTGGGATGCCAAATACCGCCTCAAGGACCGTCACAGCGAGCCGGTGGACGCCGACGTCAGCGCAACCTACGAGCGCGTTGCCCGGGCGCTGGCCGAGGTCGAAGGCGACAAGGCCAAGCAGTGGCTGCCCAAGTTCCGCTGGGCGCTGGAAAACGGCGCCGTGCCCGCCGGGCGCATTCTGTCCAATGCCGGAGCGGAAGCGTACAAGCCCGCCGTGAGCCTGATCAACTGCACCGTGTCGCGCACCGTGCGCGATTCCATGCGCGATATCCTCGATTCGGTGGTGGATGCCGGCATGACGCTGAAGTCCGGCGCCGGTATCGGCTACGACTTTTCCACCCTGCGCCACAAGGGCGCCTTTGTCTTCGGCGCCGGCGCCGGCACCAACGGCCCGCTGGCGTTCATGGATATCTACGACAAGATGTGCTTCACCGTCGCCTCCGCCGGCGGGCGCCGCGGCGCCCAGATGGGCACCTTTGACGTCGGCCATCCGGACGTGCGCGAGTTTATCCAGGCCAAGCGCGAGGCCGGCCGCCTGCGCCAGTTCAACCTGTCGCTTTTGATCACCGACGAGTTCATGGAAGCGGTCAAGCAGAACGCCGAATGGCCGCTGGCCTTTCCCCTGCATCCGGGCGAGAAGGAAGACGTCAGCGACAAGGATATCATCTACCGCGACTGGCCGGTGGTGGAAGACGGCTACACCGTGGACGACGAGGGCCGGGTGGCCTGCCGCGTGGTCGAGGTCATCCACGCCCGGGAGCTGTGGGATACCATCATGGCTTCCACCTACGACTACGCCGAGCCGGGCTTCATCCTGATCGACCAGGTGAACCGCATGAACAACAACTGGTTCTGCGAAGACATCCGCGCGACCAACCCCTGCGGCGAGCAGCCGCTGCCGCCGGAAGGCGCCTGCCTGCTGGGGTCGGTCAACCTGACGCGCTTTGTCATTGATCCTTTCAGCGACAAGCCGCGCTTTGACTGGAAGCGCTACCGCGAGGTGGTGGCGATTTTCACTCGGATGCTAGACAACGTGGTGGAAATTGCCGGGCTGCCGCTCCCCGAGCAGCAGCGCGAGATCGAGGCCAAGCGCCGCCACGGCATGGGCTTTCTGGGGCTGGGCTCCACGCTGACCATGCTCAAGATTCCCTACGGCTCCAAGGAGTCGCTCGAATTTACCGAGGAGGTCAGCCGCCACCTTGCCATTGAGGGCTGGAAGCAGGCGCTGGAGCTCTCCAGGGAGAAGGGCATGGCGCCGGTGCTGCAGGAAGAGCACACGATCACACCGCGAATGCTGCGCCAGCGTCCTCAGCTGAAAAAGGACGGCTACGAGATCGGCGACAAGGTGCCCGGCCGCATTCTTCACGCCCGCTACAGCGCCTATATGGCCAAGGTGGCAGAGCGCGAGCCCGAACTGGTCACGGCGCTTGCCGAGCACGGCGCGCGCTTTACCCACCACAGCTCGATTGCGCCCACCGGCACGATCTCGCTGTCCATGGGCAACAACGCCTCCAACGGTATCGAACCGTCGTTCTCGCATCGCTACTATCGCAACGTGATCCAGACGGGCAAGAAAACCAAGGAGCAGGTCGAGGTGGTGTCCTTCGAGCTGGCCGCCTATCGCCACTTCATCGCCGCCGACGCGGTGGAGAGCGACCTGCCGGGCTACTTCATCACCGCCGACAGCGTGACGCCGGAACAGCACGTGGCGGTGCAGGCCGCGGCCCAGCAGTGGATCGACTCGGCGATCTCGAAAACGGTCAACGTGCCCACGGAGTTTCCCTTCGAGCAGTTCCAGGATCTTTACCTGCAAGCCTACGATAGCCGCCTCAAGGGGTGCACCACCTTCCGCTTCAACCCCGAAGCCTTCCAGGGCGTGCTGGTACGCGAGGATGACCTGAAGAGTACTGTCTACGAGTTCGAACTGGAAAACGGCGAAACCGTCGAGCTTAACGGCAACGACACGGTGATTTACGATGGCGAAGAACATAACGCCGCCAACCTGTTTGATGCGCTGAAGGAAGGCACTTACGGCAAGTGGTAA
- the uvrA gene encoding excinuclease ABC subunit UvrA → MESILVRGARTHNLKSIDVTLPRDQLIVVTGLSGSGKSSLAFDTLYAEGQRRYVESLSTYARQFLSMMEKPDIDHIEGLSPAISIEQKSTSHNPRSTVGTITEVYDYLRLLFARAGTPRCPEHGEDLEAQTVSQMVDQVLNLTAGTKLMLLAPVIKGRKGEHLQLLAELRAQGFVRVLIDGQVLELDDIAPLDKRKKHDISVVVDRFKVRDDIAQRLAESFETALALADGTAMIHYMDGEAEDLAFSSRFSCPVCGYSLAELEPRMFSFNNPAGACSGCDGLGVQQYFDPDKLISHPELSLAEGVIKGWDRRNVYYFTQLKSLADHYGFPLETPWQELTSGERDIILNGTGREPVPFVYANDRGQKVTREHPFEGVLPNLKRRFHETESTMLREELARYVTASACTQCHGTRLRREARNVFVDGRTIADVVRLPIGESWDYFSRLALPGQRGEIAARIVSEIHSRLEFLVNVGLDYLNLERSADTLSGGEAQRIRLASQIGAGLVGVMYILDEPSIGLHQRDNDRLLRTLERLRDLGNTVIVVEHDEDAIRRADHVLDIGPGAGVHGGEVVAQGTPDEVTHTSGSLTGEYLRGEREIAVPPHRIPGNPEKQLVLSGATGNNLQDVTLTLPLGCFVCVTGVSGSGKSTLINGTLMPVAARDLNRATTLTPAPYKALDGLAQLDKVIDIDQSPIGRTPRSNPATYTGIFTPIRELFAGTQEARARGYKPGRFSFNVKGGRCEACQGEGMIKVEMHFLPDIYVPCDVCKGKRYNRETLDIHYKGKSIDEVLQMTVEEALAFFSPVPAIARRLQTLLDVGLSYVKLGQSATTLSGGEAQRVKLARELAKRDTGQTLYILDEPTTGLHFEDIRQLLVVLHRLRDHGNTVLVIEHNLDVIKTADWLIDLGPEGGAGGGRIIAEGTPEQVTEVEASHTGRFLAPMLERAKKAQAKK, encoded by the coding sequence ATGGAAAGCATTCTGGTCAGGGGCGCCCGCACCCACAACCTCAAGAGCATCGACGTTACCCTGCCCCGGGACCAGCTCATCGTGGTCACCGGGCTTTCCGGCTCGGGCAAGTCGTCGCTGGCGTTTGATACGCTTTACGCCGAAGGCCAGCGGCGCTACGTGGAGTCGCTCTCGACCTACGCGCGCCAGTTTCTGTCGATGATGGAAAAGCCCGACATCGACCACATCGAAGGGCTCTCGCCGGCGATTTCCATCGAGCAGAAATCCACCTCGCACAACCCGCGCTCCACCGTGGGCACCATCACTGAGGTCTACGACTACCTGCGCCTGCTGTTTGCCCGGGCGGGGACGCCGCGCTGCCCCGAACACGGCGAGGACCTCGAAGCCCAGACCGTCTCCCAGATGGTGGATCAGGTATTGAACCTCACCGCTGGCACCAAGCTGATGCTGCTGGCCCCGGTGATCAAGGGGCGCAAGGGCGAGCACCTGCAGCTTTTGGCCGAGCTTCGCGCCCAGGGGTTTGTGCGCGTGCTGATCGACGGTCAGGTGCTGGAGCTTGACGACATCGCTCCGCTGGACAAGCGCAAGAAGCACGACATCAGCGTCGTCGTTGATCGCTTCAAGGTCCGCGACGATATCGCCCAGCGGCTGGCGGAATCGTTCGAGACGGCGCTTGCCCTGGCCGACGGCACGGCGATGATCCACTACATGGACGGCGAGGCCGAGGACCTGGCGTTTTCCTCGCGCTTTTCCTGCCCGGTGTGCGGCTATTCGCTGGCCGAGCTCGAGCCGCGGATGTTCTCGTTCAACAACCCCGCCGGCGCCTGCAGCGGCTGCGACGGCCTCGGGGTGCAGCAGTATTTCGACCCCGACAAGCTGATCAGCCACCCGGAGCTGTCGCTTGCCGAAGGGGTGATCAAGGGCTGGGACCGGCGCAACGTCTACTACTTCACCCAGCTCAAGTCGCTCGCCGACCACTACGGCTTCCCCCTGGAGACGCCGTGGCAGGAACTGACCTCCGGCGAGCGCGACATCATCCTCAACGGCACCGGCCGCGAGCCGGTGCCCTTTGTCTATGCCAACGACCGCGGGCAAAAGGTCACCCGGGAGCACCCGTTCGAGGGCGTGCTGCCCAATCTGAAGCGCCGCTTTCACGAAACCGAGTCCACCATGCTGCGCGAAGAGCTTGCGCGCTACGTTACCGCCAGCGCCTGCACTCAGTGCCACGGCACCCGGCTGCGCCGGGAAGCGCGCAACGTCTTCGTCGACGGCCGCACCATCGCCGACGTGGTGCGCCTGCCCATCGGCGAGTCCTGGGACTACTTTTCCCGCCTGGCGCTTCCCGGCCAGCGCGGCGAGATCGCCGCGCGCATTGTCTCCGAGATCCACTCGCGGCTGGAGTTTCTGGTCAACGTAGGGCTGGACTACCTGAACCTCGAGCGCAGCGCGGATACGCTCTCCGGCGGCGAAGCCCAGCGCATTCGCCTCGCCAGCCAGATCGGCGCGGGGCTGGTGGGGGTGATGTACATCCTCGACGAGCCCTCCATCGGCCTTCACCAGCGCGACAACGACCGCCTGCTGAGAACCCTTGAGCGCCTGCGCGACCTGGGCAACACCGTGATCGTGGTCGAGCACGACGAAGACGCCATTCGCCGCGCCGACCACGTGCTGGATATCGGCCCCGGCGCCGGCGTTCACGGCGGCGAGGTGGTCGCCCAGGGCACCCCGGACGAGGTCACCCACACCTCGGGCTCGCTCACCGGCGAGTACCTGCGCGGCGAGCGCGAAATCGCCGTGCCGCCCCACCGCATCCCCGGCAACCCGGAAAAGCAGCTGGTGCTTTCCGGCGCTACCGGCAACAACCTCCAGGACGTCACGCTCACCCTGCCGCTGGGGTGCTTTGTCTGCGTCACCGGGGTCTCGGGCTCGGGCAAGTCGACGCTGATCAACGGTACCCTGATGCCCGTTGCCGCCCGGGACCTGAATCGCGCCACCACCCTGACCCCGGCGCCGTACAAGGCGCTTGACGGGCTTGCGCAGCTGGACAAGGTCATCGACATCGACCAGAGCCCCATCGGGCGCACGCCGCGCTCCAACCCGGCCACCTACACGGGGATTTTCACTCCCATTCGCGAGCTGTTCGCCGGCACCCAGGAAGCCCGGGCGCGGGGCTACAAGCCCGGGCGCTTCTCGTTCAACGTCAAGGGCGGGCGCTGCGAGGCCTGCCAGGGCGAGGGCATGATCAAGGTGGAAATGCACTTTCTGCCGGATATCTACGTGCCCTGCGACGTGTGCAAGGGCAAGCGCTACAACCGCGAGACCCTGGATATCCACTACAAGGGCAAGAGCATCGACGAAGTGCTGCAGATGACCGTGGAGGAGGCGCTGGCGTTCTTCAGCCCGGTGCCGGCCATCGCCCGGCGGCTGCAGACGCTTCTCGACGTGGGGCTTTCCTACGTCAAGCTGGGGCAAAGCGCCACCACGCTGTCCGGGGGCGAGGCCCAGCGGGTCAAGCTCGCCCGAGAGCTGGCCAAGCGCGATACCGGACAAACCCTTTATATCCTCGACGAGCCCACCACCGGGCTGCACTTCGAGGATATTCGCCAGCTTTTGGTGGTGCTCCACCGCCTGCGCGACCACGGCAACACCGTGCTGGTCATCGAGCACAACCTGGACGTGATCAAGACCGCCGACTGGCTGATCGATCTGGGGCCGGAGGGCGGCGCCGGCGGCGGCCGTATCATCGCCGAGGGCACGCCGGAGCAGGTGACCGAGGTAGAGGCCTCTCACACCGGGCGCTTTCTCGCGCCGATGCTTGAGCGGGCCAAAAAAGCGCAAGCCAAAAAATAG